From a single Dysidea avara chromosome 14, odDysAvar1.4, whole genome shotgun sequence genomic region:
- the LOC136244533 gene encoding uncharacterized protein: MSQLPVVTPNTSQPQAVTSQSSILVSTQSSSPTVTTQSSILTTMSHPSSQLQATPSQSLLLDVNTFPFVPPCSTPDPRSHQITSTEAERVLDELQNFDDLYGWDQYDDQQGDDGWDRYDDLQEYEEMMSLDASNENHLSNNISTSNETPLTMVSLDSGNEDHHNNNISISDEISLTEIMKKFLSTQNLILTRLDKLESQLESQQDTGRTPLTYNIPTSSAHQHQSQSGQNQSSSDLGQHQAISYQLPSRHQSSPGQHHSPPGQYQSSSHHHQVYRDVYQLGHYQNQ; this comes from the exons ATGAGCCAGTTGCCAGTTGTGACCCCAAATACCAGCCAGCCACAAGCCGTCACCTCTCAGTCATCCATCCTGGTCAGCACTCAGTCATCATCCCCAACTGTCACCACCCAGTCATCAATACTAACCACCATGAGCCATCCTAGCAGCCAATTGCAAGCTACCCCTAGCCAGTCGTTACTCTTGGATGTTAATACATTCCCTTTTGTACCACCCTGTAGTACACCAGACCCTAGAAGTCATCAGATTACATCCACTGAAGCTGAAAGGGTGCTGGATGAATTACAAAACTTTGATGATTTGTATGGATGGGATCAATATGATGACCAGCAAGGGGATGATGGTTGGGATCGATACGATGACCTGCAAGAATATGAGGAAATGATGTCACTAGATGCCA GTAATGAGAACCACCTAAGCAATAACATATCTACCAGCAATGAAACACCTTTGACAATGGTGTCACTAGATTCCG GTAATGAGGACCACCATAACAATAACATATCTATCAGTGATGAAATATCTTTGACAGAGATTATGAAGAAATTTCttagcacacaaaatttgattcttACCCGTCTGGATAAACTAGAAAGCCAATTAGAAAGCCAACAAGATACGGGCA GAACACCACTCACGTATAACATACCAACATCTAGTGCTCATCAACATCAGTCACAGTCAGGTCAAAATCAGTCATCCTCAGACCTAGGTCAACATCAGGCAATCTCATACCAGTTACCCTCTCGACATCAGTCATCCCCTGGTCAACATCATTCACCTCCTGGTCAATATCAGTCATCCTCTCACCATCATCAGGTCTACAGAGATGTATACCAATTAGGCCACTATCAAAATCAGTAA